Genomic window (Nomia melanderi isolate GNS246 chromosome 14, iyNomMela1, whole genome shotgun sequence):
AATAGTTTGGATATTCCTTATACATTTAATTCtgtaaatattctagatactctCACGGAGTCTCGAGTCCTGGTCGACACGTACGCACAAGATTATACTTTACGAGTGAAAGTCATGTACACTCTTTACTGACAGTATTACGTTACGGTGGTTTACTCGATGTACGTAACAGTATTTATCGGTTTTTGCATTTTTTACTCTTCTTAAATATTATAGGTAGTAAAAGACGAGCAATGGCGTCGCGCAATGGAGTACGTTAGCATGGTCTCTGAATTGAACTACATGTCACAAATTGTAGTCATGTTATACGAAGATCCAACCAAAGACCCCAGCAGCGAAGAACGTTTCCATGTCGAGTTGCATTTTAGTCCTGGCGTGAACTGCTGCGTACAAAAAAATTTACCACCAGGACCAGGTTTCAGACCTCATTCACGGAATGAAAGTAGTCATAATATTGTAAGTTagcattattattttcttcagaaatcATTAAAACATTCTATACTGTATTGTTTGTATTTTTAGGGTGAAAGTGGTGGTGGTTCCACTCAAGATACGATTTCTCAGTGCAGTGCACGAATAGAGGAAGAAGATGTGGAATTTGCAATTTCAGATGATGATTTTATGAATCCACCAGTCCAATCCGtacatattaattctatttacgGAGCATTTAAAGTGTTTCACACGTTtactcttatttttattttaattttaaggatACTCCGCCACCTATGATAGAAACTGATGCAGTAGATTCAATGATGGACAGTCCAACAACCAGCAGAGCTGTTGATATGATGGATTTGGATCCTAATATGATGGATGAACCTTTCGATAGTGGTTTCTTACAGAGTTCTGCGCCAATTCCAATCAGGTAACCAGACATTCAACTCTGCAGAAATAAATTACGGAATATTCGAtccataataatttaattaattatcgtttAGTGCTAGAACAGTAGCTGGACACGAGGCTGCTAGACTCGGAAGCCAATTGGCTGCTAGCCAACGTCAACGACGCGATGCAGAAAGAGGTGGAATCGTTGAACCACGTGCACGTAGTTATGACCATCAAAGACAAGATAAACCTGAGAAAGGTAAAGGAAATGCATTTTAGCTTCTGTCGGTAGTGTATATATCGTGTTCAAGTAATATTGAGACAAtgctaatattttttttacatgcaTGGTAGGTATAAGTACTTGGAGATATAACTTATATATACACTTATAGATATAACTATTTAACTTTTTGAATAtaacaaagagttaaatatctGTGTAAATAGCTGTTGCATATCCCTTGAGTCAAGTACTGCTAGAATGAATTAGTGAAACTTTGTTGCAAAGGAAACTAACTTCAATTTCTTGGGAACTTAATGGTCCAATGAAATttacaaatcaatttttttatcacAAAGTGTGGTGTTTTTTCATGTCTTTTTATAGCTGCGGACAAGCTGCAGTATCAGAGCTTGGACGCGGTCAACAAAGAAGGTACGTCACTCAGACTTCCTGTTATGATTATAGCAGGATGATATTGAAAAGAATGAGTTAgcgtttttttctttaattaataattgtcgcAGGTTTCTTGTAAAATCTAAATCCATACAATCTGAAGCCTCAATTTTTCGAATCTTCACATCTTAATAGAGTGGATTTAGAACTTTTCTATTACTTTCTTACAAGTATTTAGATTGTTAGATAATCTGATCTTTGCTTTCTCAATAGTATTCTTTAGTTGCAACATAGACAGCTACGATTTGCATTCTCTACTGTTCCTTCTATTAATGCAGCATCTTCGTATATTTATTGatacacaaatatatttttattaagcaTTTGTCCCTCGGTAACCTTAGAATGAAATATACACTGTATAGTAATCCTTTAGTGTCACGCTCACTccttaatattacaatgttctTTTTATGTATTGTATGTACCACTTTTTTTGTATTCATTACATTGATTTTTTATGTATTGTAGCATACGATTgaaacttattttttattttcaagtgtTTCGATACCAAGGCATtgttattggaataaaattgaaattagttgTTTGGTTAAAATGTAACTTATGAGCCAGAGCTTGAGTAACAGAactaattcatcaaatacgaAAGAAGAACACACAAAGATAGAcagagataaaggaaaattcagTTGGAATAACTCTTTGCTCAGCGATAGTTGTGCGCGTGGAAGCCAACTAATTTATGTCGGCAACTGTTTGAGTTACATACAGAATGTGACTTATCCAGTTGCCCTCCCGTTTCCTTTATTCCTAAGCTCACTGTTCCATCGGGATTCACAAATTAACAGAACTTAGTTGTTTTCAAAGATCATGTCTGCTTGTTCTTTATACATACTTGTTAactgaatttcattattttcattgtgtattcatctgtttataatatttttcaccttatatttttattcgttttccaaaaatgttgaaattttaattttaatagtactATTGGTGTTTATGTCATTAATTCAATAATAGGTAGTTCGTGTTACATGTATTCACATTTTTGTCTGCAGtgtcatttttcattattaacaatataaacTCTTAATGTGTTCATCAAGTTTTGTGTTCTCGGATTAAGTACCAATgacaatcaaattttcaaaggaacaaaataactgtgtatttaatataaattcttataaaagaaGTTATAATTTCACAAGAAGTCCCAGACTATTCGAATGTCATTGGTACGAGAATCCTTAATCATGGTGTTGTGTTAATGAGTCAGTGTTGTCTAGTTGGCTACTGGTTGCATGGCTATCGTGTGCCATGGGTGTATAACACTAACTAAAGTTGTTCCTTTTAATCGCAAACAAATGAAAGTATAAGTCATTTCCTCTACATTTCTGTCAGTTTATTCTCCTCCATTGGTAAGGAATCCTTTCTTCGGAACGTCGtcttcaaacaatataaaatgttcaaattaagAAATTCCCATCGTACTGGAAGCattcgaatgaaaaaagaaaaagaaaacttatATCATCGACGTAGCCAAAGGTTCTTGCCAAtgattacttttatttcttcaaCAATGAGTTTATTTAATACtctatttctcttcttttcttttcttttctttccttccttcgtGCCCTGTCCTGCTGCTAAATTTGCCATTTATTCATTCTAACTGCATCGTTTCACTCATGCAAATGCATGGGAACACACAGAAAAGAAGCATGCAACAAAGTGCCAAGTAGAGATGTCTAGCCAGGCTTTGCTGCACGTGCCTATGGGGAAGGTGGCTTTGTCGCACTCCTTCAGTTCACCGGAGTTACCTGTTCCTTCAGTCGAAACCTCCACTTCAACACCCTTGGTGACATTACACAATACCCCTTTAGTTTCACCGAACAGCAGGACTTCGGGTATCATGAACATCGTAGTTCCGGTTCCCACGATTCGTCTCTCGGCATATCTCCCTACCGATTCCGAGGAAGCTGATCCTCATCTGCGCTTTCGAAGTAAGAAATACGGACGTTCCCATGCAAACGCTACTCTTCCCTGCATCTCGTGTGAGTTGAACAGTTCTATGAAACCGGCGTATGACGATTCATGGAGAAAATCTTCCCATTTGTTCCATCGTGAACGAGTTTCAGGGTTGACAAGTGCTCAGATCCGATTGCAGAAGCAATCTTGTTCATTGTCCGTCCATCAACCCAGATGTCTTTGTTATAATTGTAACGTGTCAGAGCTAATTCTACGGAGTAGGGAACTTCCGCCTGTAGAACGTTCTAACTTTGATACCTATTTCGCTCGTTCGTTATCTCATaagttttttaattgttcttgtTATTTAAGTCTGTATCAGGAAGAGTGTGATCGTTCCTCTTGCAGTGTCTCGTATGCGAATAGTTGTGGGAATGCGAAAGAGTTTCATCGATTAGTCAATCTTGATCCAGAATTTGGCTTATCCGTTAGGTCTCCAAGAGGACAGTGCTTGACATCTCTTAGTTATTCTATGTTAACGTCTGGTCAACCTTCTGTGCGTAAACATCCAGCGCCTCAGGAAAGACAGAAGTGGAGGTTCGACAAGGAAGATGTTAGACAGATATGTGGCAATGGTTCTACTCTTGAGAAAGTTCGCCGATCAACTGGAACAATGTCGTGTCCAAATTTAAGTAACCTTTTATCCGGTGATTCATTGTATTTGACTGAACACTTTTCAACCAGTGGTTCTTTAACGCGCAGGTGTAGGTCTTGCACAAATTTGAATCTCCATTGGCACAGTAACCTGGTAGATGTATCTGATCATAACAGTATGCTTTATCATTTGTCCTTTATGCACAATAATGATGTTCGCGACAATCATGATATTCCATGTGAGTCTAACCATCGTTCCAAGTGTCCACGTGTACCATTTTCCCGACTCCAGCCTCAGAGATCCTTCTCATCTCCAGACACACGACCTTCGATCATTCAACCTGACCCTACCTGCACAGCAAGGCGCCACCGTCACAGTATCTCCGGACAGATGAGTTATTTCAAGCTGTTGGGCTACAACATCAACAAGAAATTGACAGGATCAGCCAACAGTTTATTCAGTACAGCAGTTATCAGTGGATCCTCGAGTGCTCCTAATTTGAAGGATATGGTACCTCCCCATGCATCTGCAGTTGCTGGTAAGTTCAATTTCCATTGTAATTATGATAGACTGAAATTTAGAAGAGCTCTGCTAATTTACTGAATCCTATTCTATTTAGCAATAGAAGGTTTCGGTGGTGTACCACCTATAAGACCTTTGGAGACGCTTCACAACGCATTGTCTCTTCGCCAATTGGATTCTTTCTTGGAAATGATGACCAGTGCTCCTCTATTTCGAACACCAGCCTCTTCACCTCCAAAATATCCATCACCGGGTGGATCgactcatgaatctgttaaTCAGAATCTCAGTATTGGAGGAATCAGTCGCGAGTACCACTCTTCCGACTTGGAAGCTGTCAGGTACCGTAAGAAATTAACTAAACCACCTTTGTGAGTATTCagactttttttatttctataatatgttGTGTTGTTTTTGTGAAACTGACTTTGAAGTAGTTATTTGTATGTCTGCTTTGCGTTTCATTTACTTGTAATAATTAGTAGTTGGATAAAGAAACATTGATGTTCTCTTAGGTACATCACTCCAACTCCGATACAATACAAATCTTCAAACGATGGGGAACCATGCGATATAAGAAGCCAACTATCGCCAACTAGTCCCAACAGTGAGTGTGTACAGTGTGTGCAGTTTAACTTACTATTCTTATCGTCATTAAATGATTGTATATAATTAGGTACTGGTTGGAGTAGTGAACCACAATCATTTATATCATCTGAACCATCATCCCCTGCTCCAACTTCTGCAGGAGAATGTAGTATGTCTATAAGTTTAATTAGCAACGAggggtaagtgaaaaatattaaacaaaagaaaagtgaaagaaatcataaagagCGCAGTGTGCTTCATTATAGAGTACAATCTTCCAACAGGGGTCCCAAACTTCCTACAACTCCTTGTCTAGATGTGGATTTCAACGAATTTTGTATGAATATTGATCAAGAACACAGAGAAAGCCGTGGTAGCGTGTCATACACGGATTATTACAGTAGTGAAGATGGGCAGATTCGAAAGTGCAATTTTGGGTCAGGCTTCGGCAGTAacttacaaaaaattatatgcACCGATGATCTTCCTATCGAAAACATGGATGACGACGAGAATCGTACAATAACGTTGAAGCAAATTGAAGAGCAAAGGAAACAGGATGTTAAACTAATATTTGAGCAACAGGAGAGTTCGAGCACAAAAGCTAGTACCAGTTGCAAAAAAATTGGAAGGTTGGTGTTGCGGTAtgcgaaattaaaataaacgcaTGGAGTTCACTTCCTTGTGTTACATCTTCCTTTTTTAGATTTCTGGTTGAGAGTATGGATATAACAGATGAAGACGTCAGGATCAAAGAAACAGACGTTTCCGACAAAAGAAAGCCACCTAGCTCTCAAAAAGCTGATTCCAATACAGAGAAATTTTATAGAAGTAAAGATACCAACGTTGAAAAGAGTCATTCCTCTAGTACTTACAAGAGAAAGAACTTTTCTCGATCACAGAGCGTTTCTACCCCAAAGTCAGTTGTTCCAAAGGCCGAGACTAACTTAAGTTATAAATGTATGTCAAAATTAAGTTCTTTATCGAACATGTCGGACAAAGATTTGGAAGATTGGAAGCAGATATTGGTGGACACAAAGCCTTCCACCTCGCCTTCAGCAAATTTGGAAGAGCCAATTCTGACTGTGGCAAGCAGTTTGACAAATAGTTCTAGCGTGACTATAGGTTTCAACGTCCACgaagaaaacaaagaataacTTTACTTTGAATAGTATTACTTCATTCAAAAGTAGTGCCTTATTATTAGAAAGCTATCTTAGACAGATGGCGATAGATATAATTTTTGCATATAGTTTTGAACAGATGTTGCTTCGTATTCATATATATCTGCATATAGAATCAGCAAGTATCaggaagataaataaaaaattatattacgtgTATAATGGATCAACAATATAGATTCTGCGCaacttgttcattttatttgcgAGGGACAAAATCGTTGTTCAGCATTGTATTAttagatgaattttaatattttaattctcaaCTACATTCTTTTAATCTTAGTTATTTAAACATAGGAACTTTctattaatactttaaaaaaatgttataatttaaattgcTGATTTAAAGAAAGTATTCAAactaattgaataattataacattccTCCTTCCGACTATTCAAACCAGTACTTACAATATTATAAgggaattaattttctttaaacgaTGTTCGTGTATACTAtgattgtatttttatagatGAATTAGGTGCAATGTTCATACTGTATTAAAAGAGGAGGCAAGGAGaaacgtttatttaattaaacgttaGAATAGAGTTGAACTAACTGACAGTTCTTGTAATTTGTCAAAATGAAAAGATACCTCATTTGTATAATCAAAGCGGAGAATAGCAGAGATACATACGTCTACACCGTTTTATTTCTTGTTGCAActtaatattcattttgtatttattttatatgtaattaaattgAGACATACTCTAGATAAATTACCGTGAATGTACAAACACTAAGAATTACGAAGTATTtgaacatatatatatgtataaatatacacacTGTCTACGTAGCAATTGTTCTATAATCTGCATTCGTTTCGGTGTaaatacattacaaaattatccAAAGAAATAGAAGATATATGCTATTTTTCTTATGGACATATTGAAAAATAGTTAAAAGTTGCAGAGATATATGTAATTGTAATCTTGAAGTGATCGGATATTTAAGGTGCtacataaattgaatttattatgttCCTATTTCACTTCATATTCGTAGCAGAGATAATAGAATTAATGCATGTACGCGTATAGATTGCTTCACCTAATTTCATAGCTTGAAATATATTCTTCGTCGTTCAATcaataaaagagaaacaaaaatctGTTTAGTAACTTGACCAAAGACACTGCTTCTTCTCATTTATAAGAGACACCTAACTCTTCGATTCCAACAAGGAACAAATTctttaggaaaataatattaagtgaAGCATTCTATATCTTTGTAATTAAACGATGTGGAATTGagattgttattttaattcattgacGAGCACGTACCCGGCGGTTTTACTGAGTAAACCATGTTTGTGCGAAATATTGTTTTGATCAGAAATTGGAGTAATTACTTATTTTCGTGCatcttttttttacaaattcaattaaatacaatgtttattttattttcatatttaatactacCAATTCTTTTgataaaagttatttacaaaatacttTTCCAAAAGTTCTGATATTAAAACACTTCTCAAGAATTGACAATTACTATTTTAGTTACTTAAAAAGTACAtgcaaataatttgaaaaaaattaatgttatatatttattacactttaAATAAATTGTGGGGAAATgaattatgtttgaaaaatgttcagaatagatgtatcagtgtaaaataaataaaatgaaaaaagatgaGACCGGTGTTCTTCTATATCCTCTTTTATCTTTAGAAATTGAGTAAGTTTGAAAACCATAGACCAAGATCTGCGAACCCCATAGATGTAGAAAACTGATTCGAAGGAAACATTCagttttgaatgtttaaaaaaaatatatcattacaatttgatattaattcttcaacctattgtattaattaattattgaaaatcattaatttttttaaaaataggcATTCCACGACATCCATAGGTTTCACCGATGtttcaaaaagtaaaaaattatttctttagtgACTTACAGATTTTTCAGCATAAATCACGATCAGGCAGTTACCAAGGAGATTGTTTCTTGTATTTATCCTGCGTTGTTTCGCTCGTTGCACACCTGTTGCATAACAcaagaaaatatacaattaaaatcgATTCCTAAAACGTGTTTCAAGTTTTCTTATGTGGAATACCTACCGActaa
Coding sequences:
- the l(1)G0196 gene encoding inositol hexakisphosphate and diphosphoinositol-pentakisphosphate kinase isoform X10; translated protein: MSYTELEHGYQGLRNASRPIFYVGDLNTVQPTLVGPVASSIYRLSKRAELSDGCSNDDGCMGGSDLEGEGKQVLVGVCAMAKKSQSKPMKEILTRLEEFEYIKIVVFPEEVILKESVEDWPIVDCLISFHSKGFPLDKAISYANLRNPFIINNLPMQYDIQDRRRVYAILSSEGIEIPRYAVLDRDSSDPKHHELVESEDHVEVNGVTFNKPFVEKPVSAEDHNIYIYYPTSAGGGSQRLFRKIGSRSSVYSPESRVRKTGSYIYEDFMPTDGTDVKVYTVGPDYAHAEARKSPALDGKVERDSEGKEIRYPVILSNAEKLISRKVCLAFKQTVCGFDLLRANGQSFVCDVNGFSFVKNSNKYYDDCAKILGNMILRELAPTLHIPWSVPFQLDDPPIVPTTFGKMMELRCVVAVIRHGDRTPKQKMKVEVRHPKFFEIFAKYDGYKHGHIKLKRPKQLQEILDTARSLLSEIQHRAAGPELEEKQGKLEQLKSVLEMYGHFSGINRKVQMKYQPRGRPRGSSSDDDRLGEPSLVLILKWGGELTPAGRIQAEELGRIFRCMYPGGQGRHLSGDYAGAQGLGLLRLHSTFRHDLKIYASDEGRVQMTAAAFAKGLLALEGELTPILVQMVKSANTNGLLDNDCDSSKYQNMVKTRLHELLQQDREFTREDREQINPGNALSINAAMDFVKNPVRCCQHVHILIQKLMDIVRIKKDDAKTKDAILYHGETWELMGRRWGKIEKDFCTKNKRFDISKIPDIYDCIKYDLQHNNHTLQFEHAEELYIYSKYLADIVIPQEYGLTVQEKLTIGQGICTPLLKKIRADLQRNIEESGEETVNRLNPRYSHGVSSPGRHVRTRLYFTSESHVHSLLTVLRYGGLLDVVKDEQWRRAMEYVSMVSELNYMSQIVVMLYEDPTKDPSSEERFHVELHFSPGVNCCVQKNLPPGPGFRPHSRNESSHNIGESGGGSTQDTISQCSARIEEEDVEFAISDDDFMNPPVQSDTPPPMIETDAVDSMMDSPTTSRAVDMMDLDPNMMDEPFDSGFLQSSAPIPISARTVAGHEAARLGSQLAASQRQRRDAERGGIVEPRARSYDHQRQDKPEKAADKLQYQSLDAVNKEEKKHATKCQVEMSSQALLHVPMGKVALSHSFSSPELPVPSVETSTSTPLVTLHNTPLVSPNSRTSGIMNIVVPVPTIRLSAYLPTDSEEADPHLRFRSKKYGRSHANATLPCISCELNSSMKPAYDDSWRKSSHLFHRERVSGLTSAQIRLQKQSCSLSVHQPRCLCYNCNVSELILRSRELPPVERSNFDTYFARSLSHKFFNCSCYLSLYQEECDRSSCSVSYANSCGNAKEFHRLVNLDPEFGLSVRSPRGQCLTSLSYSMLTSGQPSVRKHPAPQERQKWRFDKEDVRQICGNGSTLEKVRRSTGTMSCPNLSNLLSGDSLYLTEHFSTSGSLTRRCRSCTNLNLHWHSNLVDVSDHNSMLYHLSFMHNNDVRDNHDIPCESNHRSKCPRVPFSRLQPQRSFSSPDTRPSIIQPDPTCTARRHRHSISGQMSYFKLLGYNINKKLTGSANSLFSTAVISGSSSAPNLKDMVPPHASAVAAIEGFGGVPPIRPLETLHNALSLRQLDSFLEMMTSAPLFRTPASSPPKYPSPGGSTHESVNQNLSIGGISREYHSSDLEAVRYRKKLTKPPLYITPTPIQYKSSNDGEPCDIRSQLSPTSPNSTGWSSEPQSFISSEPSSPAPTSAGECSMSISLISNEGVQSSNRGPKLPTTPCLDVDFNEFCMNIDQEHRESRGSVSYTDYYSSEDGQIRKCNFGSGFGSNLQKIICTDDLPIENMDDDENRTITLKQIEEQRKQDVKLIFEQQESSSTKASTSCKKIGRFLVESMDITDEDVRIKETDVSDKRKPPSSQKADSNTEKFYRSKDTNVEKSHSSSTYKRKNFSRSQSVSTPKSVVPKAETNLSYKCMSKLSSLSNMSDKDLEDWKQILVDTKPSTSPSANLEEPILTVASSLTNSSSVTIGFNVHEENKE
- the l(1)G0196 gene encoding inositol hexakisphosphate and diphosphoinositol-pentakisphosphate kinase isoform X2 → MTYTFVVMLLVAAFLKANRNYSWFELESMMENVNSSSCTAVPDVYIFDCDNEAEPYWQMMAELSDGCSNDDGCMGGSDLEGEGKQVLVGVCAMAKKSQSKPMKEILTRLEEFEYIKIVVFPEEVILKESVEDWPIVDCLISFHSKGFPLDKAISYANLRNPFIINNLPMQYDIQDRRRVYAILSSEGIEIPRYAVLDRDSSDPKHHELVESEDHVEVNGVTFNKPFVEKPVSAEDHNIYIYYPTSAGGGSQRLFRKIGSRSSVYSPESRVRKTGSYIYEDFMPTDGTDVKVYTVGPDYAHAEARKSPALDGKVERDSEGKEIRYPVILSNAEKLISRKVCLAFKQTVCGFDLLRANGQSFVCDVNGFSFVKNSNKYYDDCAKILGNMILRELAPTLHIPWSVPFQLDDPPIVPTTFGKMMELRCVVAVIRHGDRTPKQKMKVEVRHPKFFEIFAKYDGYKHGHIKLKRPKQLQEILDTARSLLSEIQHRAAGPELEEKQGKLEQLKSVLEMYGHFSGINRKVQMKYQPRGRPRGSSSDDDRLGEPSLVLILKWGGELTPAGRIQAEELGRIFRCMYPGGQGRHLSEEDSEMLPNHGDYAGAQGLGLLRLHSTFRHDLKIYASDEGRVQMTAAAFAKGLLALEGELTPILVQMVKSANTNGLLDNDCDSSKYQNMVKTRLHELLQQDREFTREDREQINPGNALSINAAMDFVKNPVRCCQHVHILIQKLMDIVRIKKDDAKTKDAILYHGETWELMGRRWGKIEKDFCTKNKRFDISKIPDIYDCIKYDLQHNNHTLQFEHAEELYIYSKYLADIVIPQEYGLTVQEKLTIGQGICTPLLKKIRADLQRNIEESGEETVNRLNPRYSHGVSSPGRHVRTRLYFTSESHVHSLLTVLRYGGLLDVVKDEQWRRAMEYVSMVSELNYMSQIVVMLYEDPTKDPSSEERFHVELHFSPGVNCCVQKNLPPGPGFRPHSRNESSHNIGESGGGSTQDTISQCSARIEEEDVEFAISDDDFMNPPVQSDTPPPMIETDAVDSMMDSPTTSRAVDMMDLDPNMMDEPFDSGFLQSSAPIPISARTVAGHEAARLGSQLAASQRQRRDAERGGIVEPRARSYDHQRQDKPEKAADKLQYQSLDAVNKEEKKHATKCQVEMSSQALLHVPMGKVALSHSFSSPELPVPSVETSTSTPLVTLHNTPLVSPNSRTSGIMNIVVPVPTIRLSAYLPTDSEEADPHLRFRSKKYGRSHANATLPCISCELNSSMKPAYDDSWRKSSHLFHRERVSGLTSAQIRLQKQSCSLSVHQPRCLCYNCNVSELILRSRELPPVERSNFDTYFARSLSHKFFNCSCYLSLYQEECDRSSCSVSYANSCGNAKEFHRLVNLDPEFGLSVRSPRGQCLTSLSYSMLTSGQPSVRKHPAPQERQKWRFDKEDVRQICGNGSTLEKVRRSTGTMSCPNLSNLLSGDSLYLTEHFSTSGSLTRRCRSCTNLNLHWHSNLVDVSDHNSMLYHLSFMHNNDVRDNHDIPCESNHRSKCPRVPFSRLQPQRSFSSPDTRPSIIQPDPTCTARRHRHSISGQMSYFKLLGYNINKKLTGSANSLFSTAVISGSSSAPNLKDMVPPHASAVAAIEGFGGVPPIRPLETLHNALSLRQLDSFLEMMTSAPLFRTPASSPPKYPSPGGSTHESVNQNLSIGGISREYHSSDLEAVRYRKKLTKPPLYITPTPIQYKSSNDGEPCDIRSQLSPTSPNSTGWSSEPQSFISSEPSSPAPTSAGECSMSISLISNEGVQSSNRGPKLPTTPCLDVDFNEFCMNIDQEHRESRGSVSYTDYYSSEDGQIRKCNFGSGFGSNLQKIICTDDLPIENMDDDENRTITLKQIEEQRKQDVKLIFEQQESSSTKASTSCKKIGRFLVESMDITDEDVRIKETDVSDKRKPPSSQKADSNTEKFYRSKDTNVEKSHSSSTYKRKNFSRSQSVSTPKSVVPKAETNLSYKCMSKLSSLSNMSDKDLEDWKQILVDTKPSTSPSANLEEPILTVASSLTNSSSVTIGFNVHEENKE
- the l(1)G0196 gene encoding inositol hexakisphosphate and diphosphoinositol-pentakisphosphate kinase isoform X1, with product MTYTFVVMLLVAAFLKANRNYSWFELESMMENVNSSSCTAVPDVYIFDCDNEAEPYWQMMAELSDGCSNDDGCMGGSDLEGEGKQVLVGVCAMAKKSQSKPMKEILTRLEEFEYIKIVVFPEEVILKESVEDWPIVDCLISFHSKGFPLDKAISYANLRNPFIINNLPMQYDIQDRRRVYAILSSEGIEIPRYAVLDRDSSDPKHHELVESEDHVEVNGVTFNKPFVEKPVSAEDHNIYIYYPTSAGGGSQRLFRKIGSRSSVYSPESRVRKTGSYIYEDFMPTDGTDVKVYTVGPDYAHAEARKSPALDGKVERDSEGKEIRYPVILSNAEKLISRKVCLAFKQTVCGFDLLRANGQSFVCDVNGFSFVKNSNKYYDDCAKILGNMILRELAPTLHIPWSVPFQLDDPPIVPTTFGKMMELRCVVAVIRHGDRTPKQKMKVEVRHPKFFEIFAKYDGYKHGHIKLKRPKQLQEILDTARSLLSEIQHRAAGPELEEKQGKLEQLKSVLEMYGHFSGINRKVQMKYQPRGRPRGSSSDDGTKNRLGEPSLVLILKWGGELTPAGRIQAEELGRIFRCMYPGGQGRHLSEEDSEMLPNHGDYAGAQGLGLLRLHSTFRHDLKIYASDEGRVQMTAAAFAKGLLALEGELTPILVQMVKSANTNGLLDNDCDSSKYQNMVKTRLHELLQQDREFTREDREQINPGNALSINAAMDFVKNPVRCCQHVHILIQKLMDIVRIKKDDAKTKDAILYHGETWELMGRRWGKIEKDFCTKNKRFDISKIPDIYDCIKYDLQHNNHTLQFEHAEELYIYSKYLADIVIPQEYGLTVQEKLTIGQGICTPLLKKIRADLQRNIEESGEETVNRLNPRYSHGVSSPGRHVRTRLYFTSESHVHSLLTVLRYGGLLDVVKDEQWRRAMEYVSMVSELNYMSQIVVMLYEDPTKDPSSEERFHVELHFSPGVNCCVQKNLPPGPGFRPHSRNESSHNIGESGGGSTQDTISQCSARIEEEDVEFAISDDDFMNPPVQSDTPPPMIETDAVDSMMDSPTTSRAVDMMDLDPNMMDEPFDSGFLQSSAPIPISARTVAGHEAARLGSQLAASQRQRRDAERGGIVEPRARSYDHQRQDKPEKAADKLQYQSLDAVNKEEKKHATKCQVEMSSQALLHVPMGKVALSHSFSSPELPVPSVETSTSTPLVTLHNTPLVSPNSRTSGIMNIVVPVPTIRLSAYLPTDSEEADPHLRFRSKKYGRSHANATLPCISCELNSSMKPAYDDSWRKSSHLFHRERVSGLTSAQIRLQKQSCSLSVHQPRCLCYNCNVSELILRSRELPPVERSNFDTYFARSLSHKFFNCSCYLSLYQEECDRSSCSVSYANSCGNAKEFHRLVNLDPEFGLSVRSPRGQCLTSLSYSMLTSGQPSVRKHPAPQERQKWRFDKEDVRQICGNGSTLEKVRRSTGTMSCPNLSNLLSGDSLYLTEHFSTSGSLTRRCRSCTNLNLHWHSNLVDVSDHNSMLYHLSFMHNNDVRDNHDIPCESNHRSKCPRVPFSRLQPQRSFSSPDTRPSIIQPDPTCTARRHRHSISGQMSYFKLLGYNINKKLTGSANSLFSTAVISGSSSAPNLKDMVPPHASAVAAIEGFGGVPPIRPLETLHNALSLRQLDSFLEMMTSAPLFRTPASSPPKYPSPGGSTHESVNQNLSIGGISREYHSSDLEAVRYRKKLTKPPLYITPTPIQYKSSNDGEPCDIRSQLSPTSPNSTGWSSEPQSFISSEPSSPAPTSAGECSMSISLISNEGVQSSNRGPKLPTTPCLDVDFNEFCMNIDQEHRESRGSVSYTDYYSSEDGQIRKCNFGSGFGSNLQKIICTDDLPIENMDDDENRTITLKQIEEQRKQDVKLIFEQQESSSTKASTSCKKIGRFLVESMDITDEDVRIKETDVSDKRKPPSSQKADSNTEKFYRSKDTNVEKSHSSSTYKRKNFSRSQSVSTPKSVVPKAETNLSYKCMSKLSSLSNMSDKDLEDWKQILVDTKPSTSPSANLEEPILTVASSLTNSSSVTIGFNVHEENKE